One window of Candidatus Tokpelaia hoelldoblerii genomic DNA carries:
- a CDS encoding Acetyltransferase, GNAT family (bhsal02770), with translation MPVLIREEMTVDCAAIRDLTKAAFASVEHSSQTEAEIIEALRIAGALTLSLVAIEDGDVIGHIAFSPVLVDGTNVGWYGLGPVSVQVNRQKNGIGSELVREGLQRLAQTGAKGCVVLGEPDYYKRFGFEADTGLVLDGVPASYFMRLVLHGRPPKGRVTYHAGFDAR, from the coding sequence ATGCCGGTCCTGATACGGGAAGAAATGACGGTTGACTGTGCCGCTATCCGTGACCTGACCAAGGCAGCCTTTGCTTCTGTCGAACACAGCAGCCAGACTGAGGCGGAAATTATCGAGGCTTTGCGCATAGCTGGCGCTTTGACATTATCACTGGTGGCGATTGAGGATGGCGATGTTATCGGCCATATTGCTTTTTCTCCGGTTCTGGTTGATGGTACGAATGTGGGCTGGTATGGCCTGGGGCCGGTTTCTGTTCAGGTCAACCGCCAGAAAAATGGTATCGGCAGCGAGCTTGTCCGTGAAGGGTTGCAACGCCTTGCCCAAACAGGGGCAAAGGGCTGTGTTGTGCTGGGCGAGCCGGATTATTACAAACGCTTTGGCTTTGAAGCGGATACCGGGCTGGTGCTGGACGGTGTGCCGGCCAGTTATTTTATGCGGCTTGTTCTGCACGGCAGGCCGCCAAAGGGCCGTGTGACCTATCACGCCGGGTTTGATGCGCGTTAG
- a CDS encoding Hypothetical protein (bhsal02740), producing the protein MSVIDIPELHVLFTPDDFTGDGAIVVAVSGGGDSLALLFLLQQYLQSRGEAARLVAVTVDHGLRAESAVEAAGVAALCARHGIVHRTLCWQGEKPQSGLARRARTARYDLLCQAAEDLGAGVIVTGHTLDDQAETYIMRLQRDQAAMHDGEGGGRGLAAMPRLAVLQRKFRLLRPLLSVRRGALRQYLQARNIGWVDDPGNDNPSSERVRVRRQLDDAAISKAQAAVVCARGRRAGRARMMAALVEQNRVRLCGERLWLARNGVEEAAAAFYGLVMTCAAIIGGREQVPACTARVQHLLEAGDGRITVAGAVIEVTRNSVRLWREKRNLAEVALAPGDKTVWDGRYRIANNSGAPVTLRTPEHDELRAVFNNTPADDTGLHWPSLETTCALERKGRVVLPVLQGVPAGVTIERILRPFDWLVADSERSLLAALQPVFAFKA; encoded by the coding sequence ATGTCCGTGATTGATATTCCCGAATTGCATGTTTTGTTTACACCGGATGACTTTACCGGTGACGGGGCGATCGTTGTTGCTGTTTCAGGCGGCGGCGATTCGCTGGCGCTGCTGTTTTTACTGCAGCAGTATCTGCAAAGCCGCGGCGAGGCTGCCCGTCTGGTCGCGGTGACGGTTGACCATGGCCTGCGGGCGGAATCCGCGGTGGAGGCCGCCGGTGTGGCGGCGCTTTGCGCCCGTCATGGTATCGTGCATAGAACCCTGTGCTGGCAGGGGGAAAAGCCGCAAAGCGGACTGGCGCGACGGGCGCGCACCGCCCGCTATGATTTGCTGTGCCAGGCAGCGGAAGATTTGGGCGCGGGGGTCATTGTTACCGGCCATACACTGGATGATCAGGCTGAAACTTACATCATGCGCCTGCAGCGTGATCAGGCCGCTATGCATGATGGGGAAGGCGGCGGCCGCGGGCTCGCCGCCATGCCGCGTCTTGCGGTGCTGCAGCGGAAATTCCGTCTGTTACGTCCGCTTCTGTCCGTGCGCCGTGGCGCGCTGCGGCAGTATTTGCAGGCCCGCAATATCGGCTGGGTGGATGACCCCGGCAATGACAATCCCTCTTCTGAGCGTGTGCGTGTGCGCCGGCAGCTTGATGATGCGGCCATCAGCAAGGCGCAAGCCGCTGTCGTTTGCGCCCGCGGCCGGCGCGCCGGCCGCGCCCGCATGATGGCGGCGCTGGTGGAGCAGAACCGGGTGCGCCTTTGCGGGGAACGGCTGTGGCTTGCGCGCAACGGCGTGGAAGAGGCAGCGGCAGCGTTTTACGGGCTGGTGATGACCTGTGCGGCGATTATCGGCGGGCGTGAGCAGGTGCCTGCCTGCACGGCAAGGGTGCAGCACTTGCTGGAAGCGGGGGATGGGCGCATCACCGTGGCCGGTGCAGTGATTGAGGTGACGCGCAACTCTGTGCGCCTGTGGCGGGAAAAACGCAATCTGGCTGAAGTGGCGCTTGCCCCCGGTGATAAGACGGTCTGGGACGGGCGTTATCGTATCGCCAACAACAGCGGCGCGCCGGTTACGCTGCGGACACCGGAGCATGACGAATTGCGTGCGGTTTTTAACAATACACCTGCCGATGATACAGGCCTGCACTGGCCGTCGCTTGAAACCACCTGCGCGCTGGAAAGAAAGGGCAGGGTTGTGCTGCCGGTGTTGCAAGGTGTGCCCGCCGGTGTGACAATAGAGCGCATTTTGCGGCCCTTTGACTGGCTGGTGGCCGATAGCGAACGTTCGCTGCTGGCGGCTTTACAGCCGGTTTTTGCCTTTAAGGCATGA
- a CDS encoding Peptidoglycan-associated lipoprotein (bhsal02720), with protein sequence MRRFQSIARHPATVALFMSLVLAGCAGNKGGAGAGMNGGAYATPGSPQDFTLNVGDRILFDLDSSSIRADARQTLSKQAQWLNRYPHYTITVEGHADERGTREYNLALGQRRAVAARDYLMSQGVAASRMRTVSYGKERPVAVCDDISCWTQNRRSVTVINNR encoded by the coding sequence ATGCGCCGTTTCCAGTCCATTGCGCGCCATCCAGCCACCGTGGCGCTTTTCATGTCTCTCGTTCTTGCCGGCTGTGCCGGAAACAAGGGTGGCGCCGGTGCCGGTATGAATGGCGGTGCTTACGCCACCCCGGGCAGCCCGCAGGATTTTACGCTGAATGTCGGTGACCGTATTCTTTTTGACCTCGACTCTTCCTCTATTCGGGCGGATGCCCGCCAGACCCTGTCAAAGCAGGCGCAGTGGCTCAACCGCTATCCGCATTACACCATCACTGTGGAAGGGCATGCCGATGAGCGCGGCACACGCGAGTATAACCTCGCACTTGGTCAGCGCCGTGCTGTTGCCGCCCGCGATTACCTGATGTCACAAGGGGTTGCTGCCAGCCGGATGCGCACTGTGTCCTATGGCAAGGAACGCCCCGTTGCTGTTTGTGATGACATCAGCTGCTGGACGCAGAACCGCCGTTCGGTGACAGTTATCAATAATCGTTGA
- the glmM gene encoding Phosphoglucosamine mutase (bhsal02760) — translation MTRKYFGTDGMRGCANTFPMLPEIAMKLGMAVGLSFRRNGYRNRVVIGKDTRLSGYMLENALVAGFTSAGIDVFLLGPVPTPAVAMLCRSLRADIGVMISASHNPFYDNGIKLFGPDGYKLSDEIELQIEKLMESDMTAQLAGRNEIGRAKRVEGDIYRYIEFAKRTMPRDVRLEGMRIVVDCANGAAYKAAPLALWELGAEVITIGNAPNGLNINEDCGSTQPAALIKKVHEVRADVGIALDGDGDRVLMVDEHGEVIDGDQLMAVIAESWLQRERLRGGGIVATVMSNLGLERFLAGQGLTLARTRVGDRYVVEHMRAHGFNVGGEQSGHIVLSDFGTTGDGLVSALQILSCVQKTGMPMSKLCRKFEPVPQVLKNVRISGGSKPLASDKVKKAIVAGEKKLGKGGRLVIRPSGTEPLIRVMAEGDDMKLVTKVVDDIVEAVTTMRDAV, via the coding sequence ATGACGCGGAAATACTTTGGCACCGACGGGATGCGCGGTTGCGCCAACACATTTCCCATGCTGCCGGAGATTGCCATGAAACTTGGCATGGCGGTTGGCCTGTCATTCCGGCGCAATGGCTACCGCAACCGTGTGGTGATCGGCAAGGATACGCGCCTGTCCGGCTATATGCTGGAAAATGCGCTGGTCGCGGGGTTTACGTCTGCCGGTATTGACGTGTTTCTGCTCGGGCCGGTGCCGACACCGGCGGTCGCCATGTTGTGCCGCTCACTTCGCGCAGATATCGGCGTGATGATTTCAGCTTCGCACAATCCGTTTTATGATAATGGCATCAAGCTTTTTGGGCCGGATGGTTATAAGCTGTCTGATGAAATTGAACTGCAGATTGAAAAGCTGATGGAAAGCGACATGACGGCGCAATTGGCTGGCCGCAACGAGATTGGCCGCGCCAAGCGGGTGGAAGGTGATATTTACCGTTATATCGAATTTGCCAAGCGCACCATGCCGCGCGATGTGCGCCTTGAGGGTATGCGCATTGTTGTGGATTGCGCCAATGGTGCGGCCTATAAGGCGGCGCCGCTGGCGCTGTGGGAGCTGGGGGCGGAAGTCATCACCATCGGCAATGCGCCCAATGGCCTGAATATCAATGAAGATTGCGGTTCAACCCAGCCTGCGGCCCTGATTAAAAAAGTGCATGAAGTGCGTGCGGATGTCGGCATTGCCCTTGATGGTGACGGGGACCGCGTGCTCATGGTTGATGAACATGGCGAGGTGATTGACGGTGACCAGTTGATGGCGGTGATTGCTGAAAGCTGGTTGCAGCGTGAACGTCTGCGCGGTGGCGGGATTGTCGCCACGGTGATGTCCAATCTCGGGCTTGAGCGCTTTTTGGCTGGTCAAGGCCTGACGCTGGCCAGAACCAGGGTTGGTGACCGTTATGTGGTGGAACATATGCGCGCCCATGGCTTTAATGTTGGCGGTGAGCAATCCGGCCATATTGTGCTGTCGGATTTCGGCACGACAGGGGACGGGCTGGTCAGCGCCCTGCAGATTTTAAGCTGTGTGCAGAAAACCGGTATGCCGATGAGCAAATTGTGCCGCAAGTTTGAACCTGTGCCGCAAGTGTTGAAAAATGTCCGCATTTCAGGCGGCAGCAAGCCGCTGGCGAGCGACAAGGTGAAAAAAGCCATTGTTGCCGGTGAGAAAAAACTGGGCAAAGGCGGACGTCTGGTGATCCGCCCGTCCGGTACAGAGCCGCTGATCCGGGTTATGGCGGAAGGCGATGACATGAAGCTGGTGACAAAGGTTGTTGACGATATTGTCGAAGCCGTCACCACCATGCGTGATGCGGTATAG
- the ftsH gene encoding ATP-dependent zinc metalloprotease FtsH (bhsal02750) — MNPNYRNFIVWTVLILLVLALFSTFQGSMPRVSVRDLTYTDFMQRVEDNKVQEVKIQQGIRGATVTAKTDDGSTITTWAPDGANYIERLQSKKVNIAAEPESSGSNPLFSFLASAFPFIILIVVWIFIMRQMQGGSRGAMGFGKSKAKLLTEAHGRVTFEDVAGVEEAKSDLEEIVEFLRDPQKFQRLGGRIPRGVLLVGPPGTGKTLLARAVAGEANVPFFTISGSDFVEMFVGVGASRVRDMFEQAKKNAPCIIFIDEIDAVGRHRGAGLGGGNDEREQTLNQLLVEMDGFEANENIILIAATNRPDVLDPALLRPGRFDRQVVVPNPDVNGREQILAVHMRNVPTAPNVDMKVLARGTPGFSGADLMNLVNEAALMAARRNKRLVTMQEFEDAKDKVLMGAERRSSAMTQAEKELTAYHEAGHALVALNVPAADPVHKATIIPRGRALGMVMQLPEGDRYSMSYRWMVSRLAIMMGGRVAEEIKFGKENITSGASSDIEQATKLARAMVTRWGFSQKLGHVAYGDNQDEVFLGHSVARQQSVSEETARLIDSEVRNLIDDAYSEAKRILTKKKKDWIALAEGLLEYETLTGEEITQVIAGKPPARTLGDDTSAVRSAGGVPKAGRTLKPKVETPPADPDAQPEV, encoded by the coding sequence ATGAACCCGAATTATCGTAATTTTATTGTCTGGACTGTGTTGATTTTGCTTGTCCTGGCTTTGTTTTCCACCTTTCAGGGGTCGATGCCGCGCGTTTCCGTCAGGGATTTGACCTATACGGACTTTATGCAACGGGTAGAGGACAACAAGGTTCAGGAGGTTAAAATCCAGCAGGGTATCCGTGGTGCGACGGTGACGGCCAAAACAGATGATGGCAGCACAATCACCACCTGGGCGCCGGACGGGGCCAATTATATTGAACGTTTGCAAAGCAAGAAGGTCAATATCGCGGCTGAACCCGAGAGCAGCGGCTCCAACCCGCTTTTCAGTTTCCTTGCTTCGGCATTTCCGTTTATCATCCTGATTGTGGTGTGGATTTTTATCATGCGCCAGATGCAGGGCGGTTCACGCGGGGCCATGGGCTTTGGCAAATCCAAAGCCAAGCTGCTGACGGAAGCGCATGGCCGTGTGACGTTTGAAGATGTCGCCGGTGTTGAGGAAGCCAAATCTGATCTGGAAGAGATTGTCGAATTTCTGCGTGATCCGCAGAAATTTCAGCGCCTTGGCGGCCGTATCCCGCGCGGTGTGCTGCTGGTCGGCCCGCCCGGAACCGGTAAAACCCTGCTGGCCCGCGCTGTTGCGGGTGAAGCGAATGTGCCCTTTTTCACCATTTCCGGCTCGGATTTTGTGGAAATGTTTGTCGGTGTCGGGGCAAGCCGTGTGCGTGACATGTTCGAGCAGGCCAAGAAAAACGCCCCCTGCATTATCTTTATTGACGAGATCGACGCTGTCGGCCGTCATCGCGGCGCCGGTCTTGGCGGCGGCAATGACGAACGCGAGCAGACGCTGAACCAGTTGCTGGTGGAAATGGACGGCTTTGAAGCGAATGAGAATATCATCCTGATTGCCGCCACCAACCGCCCTGACGTGCTTGACCCGGCGCTTCTGCGTCCGGGCCGGTTTGACCGCCAGGTGGTTGTGCCCAACCCGGATGTCAACGGGCGTGAGCAGATTCTGGCCGTGCATATGCGCAATGTGCCGACCGCGCCCAATGTTGACATGAAAGTTCTGGCCCGCGGCACACCCGGCTTTTCCGGCGCGGATTTGATGAATCTGGTCAATGAGGCGGCATTGATGGCGGCGCGGCGCAACAAGCGCCTGGTCACCATGCAGGAATTTGAGGATGCCAAGGACAAGGTGCTGATGGGGGCGGAACGGCGCTCATCCGCCATGACGCAGGCTGAAAAGGAACTCACCGCCTATCATGAAGCCGGGCACGCTCTTGTGGCGCTGAATGTGCCGGCGGCCGACCCTGTGCACAAGGCGACGATTATTCCCCGTGGCCGTGCTCTGGGTATGGTGATGCAGTTGCCGGAAGGCGACCGTTATTCGATGAGTTACCGCTGGATGGTTTCACGCCTTGCCATCATGATGGGTGGCCGTGTAGCGGAAGAGATTAAATTCGGCAAGGAAAACATCACATCCGGCGCGTCGTCCGATATTGAACAGGCGACAAAACTCGCGCGCGCCATGGTGACGCGCTGGGGCTTTTCGCAAAAGCTCGGGCATGTCGCTTATGGTGACAATCAGGACGAGGTATTCCTCGGCCATTCGGTTGCCCGACAGCAGAGCGTTTCGGAAGAGACCGCCCGGCTGATTGATTCGGAAGTGCGCAATCTGATTGATGATGCGTATAGTGAGGCAAAGCGTATTCTGACCAAAAAGAAAAAAGACTGGATTGCGCTGGCTGAAGGCCTGCTGGAATATGAGACCCTGACCGGTGAGGAAATCACCCAAGTGATTGCCGGAAAACCGCCGGCGCGTACGCTGGGGGATGACACATCTGCCGTGCGCAGTGCCGGTGGTGTGCCCAAAGCTGGCAGAACATTGAAGCCCAAGGTAGAAACACCGCCTGCTGACCCGGATGCGCAACCGGAAGTGTAA
- a CDS encoding Hypothetical protein (bhsal02780): MNRQFSSYILLAGLVLQGCQTKSITEMSYPEQMKLAEVIKNKCVGYGLKVDSLQFRQCFEQEVRAEELGRLRRRQAWQNFSEQQDRLAVARESARQPSSCTSTVWGSTVRTNCW, translated from the coding sequence ATGAACAGACAATTTTCTTCTTATATTCTTCTTGCTGGCTTGGTCTTGCAGGGATGTCAAACCAAGTCCATTACCGAGATGAGCTATCCCGAACAGATGAAGCTGGCAGAGGTCATAAAAAATAAGTGCGTTGGTTACGGATTAAAGGTTGATAGTCTGCAATTCAGGCAGTGTTTCGAGCAGGAAGTGCGTGCTGAAGAACTGGGAAGACTGCGCCGCCGTCAGGCATGGCAGAATTTTTCAGAGCAGCAGGACCGCCTTGCTGTCGCACGGGAAAGTGCAAGGCAGCCTTCTTCCTGTACATCCACGGTCTGGGGCAGTACTGTTAGGACGAATTGCTGGTAG
- the prmC gene encoding Release factor glutamine methyltransferase (bhsal02790): protein MALSLAEALHHATQTLQQAGIEQARLDARLLVEWATATTRLDALARPELALTPEQGAKLDAALQRRVTGEPTHRIIGTRGFYGLDFTLSTDTLEPRPDTETLIDLVLPFLQTQANPTALDMGTGSGAIAIALLHTVPQLRVTAVDISAGALATARQNAASAGVEARFTTCESDWFASVTGRFDLIISNPPYIPHGDIAALDKSVRDFDPLRALDGGADGLDFYRLLAAQGRRFLNPQGKIAVEIGFRQKEDVTALFTTAGFTRAAARADLGGIEPALLFSTSNSS, encoded by the coding sequence ATGGCGCTTTCTCTGGCAGAAGCCCTGCACCACGCCACACAGACACTGCAACAGGCCGGCATAGAACAAGCCCGGCTTGATGCCCGGCTGCTGGTAGAATGGGCGACAGCGACAACCCGTCTTGATGCGCTGGCCAGACCGGAACTTGCCCTGACGCCTGAACAAGGAGCAAAACTGGATGCCGCCCTGCAACGGCGTGTCACGGGCGAACCCACCCACCGTATCATCGGGACGCGCGGTTTTTATGGCCTTGATTTCACCCTGTCCACTGACACACTGGAACCGCGGCCGGATACAGAAACGCTGATTGATCTGGTGCTGCCGTTTTTGCAGACACAGGCAAATCCGACTGCCCTGGATATGGGAACCGGCAGCGGCGCAATCGCCATTGCACTTCTTCACACAGTGCCGCAACTGCGCGTGACAGCGGTTGATATTTCTGCCGGCGCTCTTGCCACCGCCCGGCAGAATGCTGCTTCCGCCGGTGTAGAAGCGCGGTTTACCACATGCGAAAGCGACTGGTTTGCCTCTGTTACCGGCCGGTTTGACCTGATTATCTCCAACCCGCCCTATATCCCGCACGGGGATATTGCCGCACTGGATAAATCCGTACGGGATTTTGACCCCTTGCGCGCTTTGGACGGCGGCGCGGACGGGCTGGACTTTTACCGCCTGCTTGCAGCGCAAGGCCGCCGGTTCCTGAACCCGCAAGGCAAAATCGCTGTTGAAATCGGTTTTCGGCAAAAAGAAGATGTCACCGCTCTTTTCACCACCGCCGGTTTTACACGCGCCGCCGCCAGGGCTGACCTTGGCGGCATTGAGCCGGCACTGCTGTTTTCTACCAGCAATTCGTCCTAA
- a CDS encoding Hypothetical protein (bhsal02700) gives MNKGLVVSAVLHILVLAAAVFTFTPAFIGEPASIIEPMPVDLVAIGDEERMRQGDESAQPVQKPVPMPTVKPPVEDEGQHIGNNRKLDRDTPVNPDETKERDVSGAPPVTGEKKAENIPPALEPKPETPRPGPEPEVKEAVAADIPAEPVVPEPVQEPQAVLPDVAHAPVPAIKPQPLPERPVATAQKGETLDDILSRSRQALVDRTKTSGGGTKRSTEEAAFGGRQNVGADGALQQTIATVVAGCLHDRFITGSLTGNPDYQNLYVYTHFILNQDGSLREIVELTPKGGNATGREIALQQARSAVNGCAPFALPADKYSQWRVVEVNLRVNDRW, from the coding sequence ATGAACAAGGGCCTGGTTGTTTCGGCTGTTCTGCATATACTGGTTCTGGCGGCAGCGGTATTTACCTTTACGCCGGCCTTTATCGGTGAACCGGCGAGCATTATTGAGCCGATGCCGGTGGATCTTGTGGCAATCGGTGATGAGGAACGCATGCGTCAAGGTGATGAAAGTGCTCAGCCGGTGCAAAAGCCGGTGCCGATGCCGACCGTCAAGCCGCCTGTTGAAGATGAGGGGCAGCATATCGGCAATAACCGGAAGCTTGACAGGGATACGCCGGTAAACCCCGATGAAACAAAAGAACGCGATGTGAGCGGTGCGCCGCCTGTGACTGGTGAGAAAAAGGCGGAAAACATACCGCCGGCACTTGAACCAAAGCCCGAGACGCCCAGGCCCGGCCCGGAACCTGAGGTAAAGGAAGCTGTTGCCGCTGATATACCGGCAGAACCGGTTGTGCCTGAACCTGTGCAGGAGCCGCAGGCGGTGTTGCCTGATGTGGCGCATGCACCGGTGCCCGCTATCAAGCCGCAACCCTTGCCGGAGCGGCCCGTCGCAACCGCACAGAAGGGGGAAACCCTTGATGATATTTTGTCCAGAAGCCGGCAGGCGCTGGTTGACCGGACAAAAACCAGCGGCGGCGGCACGAAGCGCAGCACGGAAGAGGCAGCTTTCGGCGGGCGGCAGAATGTTGGTGCTGATGGCGCCTTGCAGCAGACCATCGCCACTGTGGTTGCCGGCTGTCTGCATGACAGGTTCATAACGGGGTCGCTCACCGGCAATCCGGACTATCAGAACCTTTATGTTTATACACATTTTATCCTGAATCAGGATGGTTCCCTGCGCGAGATTGTTGAACTGACCCCGAAAGGGGGGAATGCAACGGGGCGTGAAATCGCCCTGCAACAGGCGCGCAGTGCCGTTAACGGTTGTGCGCCTTTTGCGCTGCCGGCGGATAAATACAGTCAGTGGCGTGTGGTTGAAGTGAATTTGCGGGTTAATGACAGATGGTGA
- the tolB gene encoding Protein TolB (precursor) (bhsal02710) — protein sequence MKNRLLAFLAVFAALVLQQPDRVQAQIKLDVVGNSQAIPIAVTDFLSGDMMGQQVSAVVAADLERSGLFEPLDKSSFLEQVSNPDGRPRFKDWQQIGAQGLVTGRVSQEVNGNLRVEFRLWDISGNRELVGRQLYATPQSWRRVAHMIADAVYEKMTGEKGYFDTRIVFVDETGPRNKRVKRLAIMDQDGANVGYLSSGQEMVLTPRFSPKRQEIVYMAFTGDVPSVYLQQIEVASRARVGTFPNMTTAPRFSPDGQQVIMSLLQDNGSASIFTMDLRSHKPMRLTATPAIDTSASYSPDGNRIVFSSDRGGKPQIYIMNADGSDPQRISKGEGSYSTPVWSPRGDYIAFTKQLSGQFSIGVMRPDGSGERLLTSGYHNEGPTWAPNGRVIMFFRQNPGQGPRIYTIDITGRNERQLPTPNDASDPAWSPLLE from the coding sequence ATGAAAAACAGGCTGTTGGCTTTTCTGGCTGTTTTTGCCGCGCTTGTGCTGCAGCAGCCGGATAGGGTTCAGGCGCAGATAAAACTTGATGTGGTCGGCAATTCCCAGGCAATTCCCATTGCGGTGACGGATTTTCTGTCCGGCGATATGATGGGGCAGCAGGTCAGCGCCGTGGTTGCCGCTGATCTTGAGCGCTCCGGCCTGTTTGAACCGCTTGATAAAAGCAGCTTTCTTGAGCAGGTCAGCAATCCGGACGGGCGGCCGCGTTTCAAAGACTGGCAGCAGATCGGCGCGCAGGGGCTGGTGACGGGGCGTGTCAGCCAGGAAGTGAACGGCAACTTGCGGGTTGAATTCCGCCTGTGGGATATTTCGGGAAACCGCGAGCTTGTCGGACGGCAGCTCTATGCCACGCCGCAGTCGTGGCGGCGGGTGGCCCATATGATTGCCGATGCGGTTTATGAGAAAATGACCGGTGAGAAGGGCTATTTTGACACCCGCATTGTGTTTGTTGATGAAACCGGCCCGCGCAACAAGCGTGTCAAGCGGCTGGCGATCATGGATCAGGACGGGGCCAATGTCGGCTATCTTTCCAGCGGGCAGGAGATGGTCCTGACACCGCGTTTTTCGCCCAAGCGGCAGGAAATTGTCTATATGGCCTTCACCGGTGACGTGCCGAGTGTTTACCTGCAGCAGATTGAAGTGGCGAGCCGCGCCCGTGTCGGCACATTTCCGAATATGACCACCGCGCCGCGTTTTTCCCCCGACGGGCAGCAGGTGATTATGAGCCTGTTGCAGGATAATGGCAGCGCCAGCATTTTCACCATGGACCTGCGCTCGCACAAGCCCATGCGTTTGACAGCGACACCGGCGATTGATACCTCGGCTTCTTATTCCCCCGATGGCAACCGGATCGTGTTCTCATCCGACCGGGGCGGCAAGCCGCAGATTTATATCATGAATGCCGACGGTTCTGATCCGCAGCGGATTTCGAAAGGTGAGGGCAGCTATTCCACACCGGTCTGGTCGCCGCGCGGTGATTATATCGCTTTTACCAAACAGTTGAGCGGGCAGTTTTCCATTGGTGTCATGCGGCCGGATGGCTCGGGCGAGCGGTTGTTGACGTCGGGCTATCACAATGAAGGGCCGACATGGGCGCCCAACGGACGGGTTATCATGTTTTTTCGCCAGAATCCGGGGCAGGGGCCGAGGATTTATACCATTGATATTACCGGCCGCAACGAACGCCAGCTGCCGACGCCCAATGACGCGTCCGATCCCGCCTGGTCGCCATTGCTGGAATAA
- a CDS encoding Tol-pal system protein YbgF (bhsal02730): protein MKMLVQKNLWKLVVLPLLAVGLLVMESRPGMAQTFGNESIHQLEEQVRQLTGKVEELNFMVLQMQTQMDELRNHNAPAQPADKPAPVAVPPQNTAPAPATSPQAPSQARFDAQGNVIEEGNPVPEGGNTLGAAPQTDNPDELYNIGYQHLLAGDYRAAEAVFRNFIDRFPQNMRVADATFWLGEALYGQKLYREAGEVYLNVQKNYQGGGHGPENLLKLAMSMARLGEKDLACQTLAKVEEQYPNANPALLVRLKDERSRNKCP, encoded by the coding sequence ATGAAGATGTTGGTGCAAAAAAATCTATGGAAACTTGTTGTTTTGCCGCTGCTGGCGGTGGGGCTGCTCGTCATGGAAAGCCGGCCGGGAATGGCGCAGACCTTTGGTAATGAAAGTATCCACCAGCTTGAAGAACAGGTGCGCCAGCTGACCGGCAAGGTTGAAGAGCTGAATTTCATGGTGTTGCAAATGCAGACCCAGATGGATGAATTGCGCAATCACAATGCACCTGCGCAACCCGCTGACAAACCGGCGCCGGTCGCGGTGCCGCCGCAAAATACTGCTCCGGCCCCTGCCACCTCGCCGCAAGCGCCGTCCCAGGCGCGTTTTGATGCGCAGGGCAATGTGATTGAAGAAGGCAATCCTGTGCCGGAAGGCGGCAATACGCTTGGCGCCGCGCCGCAGACCGATAATCCGGATGAACTTTACAATATAGGCTATCAGCATTTGCTGGCTGGTGATTATCGTGCGGCGGAAGCGGTATTCCGCAACTTTATCGACCGTTTCCCGCAGAATATGCGGGTCGCTGATGCCACCTTCTGGCTGGGGGAGGCGCTGTATGGCCAGAAACTCTACCGTGAGGCGGGCGAGGTTTATCTCAATGTGCAGAAAAATTATCAGGGCGGCGGCCACGGACCGGAAAACCTGCTGAAACTGGCCATGTCCATGGCCCGTCTTGGCGAGAAGGACCTTGCCTGCCAGACTTTGGCAAAGGTGGAAGAACAGTATCCGAATGCCAACCCGGCACTGCTGGTACGGTTGAAGGATGAGCGCAGCCGCAACAAATGTCCGTGA
- the tolR gene encoding Protein TolR (bhsal02690), with amino-acid sequence MGLSVGNTGQRGGRRRRGRGAHGLMSEINVTPFVDVMLVLLIIFMVTAPMLVNGVPVKLPQSAAGALKTDKTPLSVSLMEDGRIAINKDYSSREELVGKLKAIGEGSSEGFGQRVVMRAAADAPVGEMVRVLALVKKAGFTDVAIASVAEQGR; translated from the coding sequence ATGGGGTTGTCAGTCGGGAATACAGGGCAGAGAGGCGGCAGGCGGCGGCGTGGCCGTGGTGCGCACGGCTTGATGAGCGAAATCAACGTGACGCCTTTTGTTGATGTCATGCTGGTGCTGCTGATTATCTTTATGGTTACGGCGCCGATGCTCGTCAACGGTGTGCCGGTAAAATTGCCGCAAAGTGCCGCCGGTGCTCTCAAAACCGACAAAACGCCGCTATCGGTATCCTTGATGGAAGATGGCCGCATTGCCATTAATAAGGATTATTCCTCGCGGGAAGAGCTGGTGGGCAAACTCAAGGCGATTGGGGAAGGCTCGTCTGAAGGGTTTGGCCAGCGTGTTGTCATGCGCGCGGCGGCGGACGCGCCCGTGGGTGAAATGGTGCGTGTGCTGGCGCTGGTGAAAAAGGCAGGTTTCACAGATGTTGCTATCGCCAGTGTTGCTGAGCAGGGCAGGTAA